In Runella sp. SP2, the genomic window CATTAATATTCGGATGTCCTGTTTTAGCGAGTAAAAATATTGGAGCTTTAGATTATATAAATGAAGGTAATAATGGTTTGATTTTTGACCCTGAGAATAATGAAAGTTTCGTAGATACATTATTCAAAGCTTCAAATTCTTTTACCAAAGGCGGTACTGAAAGAGACAATCTGATGCTTGTATCATTTAATCAATATTCAAAGGTATTTTACAAAATCGCTCAACCCTAGTTTATGAAAATAGAATATGTAAATATTCCTAATAATTCAAGTAAATTTAATTTTGCACTAAGGTATATATTTAACAAATTTCGTACTTGGTATTTATTCAGTATCAGATTTAAGTGGGTTAAATACAGTGGTTTTGTTAGAGTAATGAAAGGGACTTCATTCGCAAGAATGAATATCCAAATAGGTAACAATGTACAATTTGGCGAATACTGTAATGTAGCAAATAATGTAATTTTTGGAAATTATATTTTGATGGCAGGTAGAGTGTGTTTTGTTGGTAAACATGATCACCCTTTTGATACGGCTGGGCAGTATATATGGCATGGTAGTAGAGACACATCAGGTTTTTGCACTGTCGAGGATGATGTTTGGATTGGCCATAATTCTACTATTGTGGGGAATATTAAAATAGAAAGGGGTTCTATCATCGCAGCAGGTTCTGTTGTAATTAATAATATCCCTCCGTGTGAAATTTGGGGTGGTGTTCCTGCAAAAAAAATAAGAAACCGTTTTCAAAATGATAGCGATAAATTAAAACATTTACACTTTTTAGACGCTCAACTTAAAACTTTTAATGCTTAAAGTCCTCATCAATGCCTACGCCTGCTCTCCACACATGGGCAGT contains:
- a CDS encoding acyltransferase, translating into MKIEYVNIPNNSSKFNFALRYIFNKFRTWYLFSIRFKWVKYSGFVRVMKGTSFARMNIQIGNNVQFGEYCNVANNVIFGNYILMAGRVCFVGKHDHPFDTAGQYIWHGSRDTSGFCTVEDDVWIGHNSTIVGNIKIERGSIIAAGSVVINNIPPCEIWGGVPAKKIRNRFQNDSDKLKHLHFLDAQLKTFNA